In Triticum aestivum cultivar Chinese Spring chromosome 5B, IWGSC CS RefSeq v2.1, whole genome shotgun sequence, the following proteins share a genomic window:
- the LOC123112364 gene encoding uncharacterized protein codes for MAMATHTGVAASKVLILVGAGLTGSIVLRNGRLSDVLAELQELMKGVNQGEGSSAYDMALIQAQIRHLAQEVRDLTLSKPITILSGKSDSGGSLSSYILPAAAVGALGYCYMWCKGWSLSDVMFVTKRNMASAVDSMSKQLEQVSSALAATKRHLTKRLENLDGKMDEQVEVSKQIRNEVTDVKTDLSQIGFDVEAIQQMVAGLEEKIELLDNKQDAANAGIWYLCRMAGGIKEGINAKFFQEADEKLKLLDLAHTEKKPVKGLELFLESTKEVKALDSKPKTIVQIDAKKPMKAFDVPVKSAAVHRSNRFLIRKEGLAL; via the exons ATGGCGATGGCGACGCACACGGGGGTCGCCGCCTCCAAGGTCCTCATCCTCGTCGGCGCAG GCCTGACGGGATCGATCGTGCTTCGGAATGGCCGCTTGTCGGATGTATTGGCGGAGCTCCAG GAGCTCATGAAGGGCGTAAATCAAGGAGAAGGCTCGAGCGCATATGACATGGCTCTTATCCAAGCTCAG ATTCGGCATTTAGCCCAAGAAGTCAGAGATTTAACTTTGTCAAAGCCCATTACCATATTGAGCGGCAAATCGGACTCGGGAG GCAGTTTATCGTCCTACATACTGCCAGCAGCTGCAGTTGGAGCATTAGGTTATTGCTATATGTGGTGTAAG GGATGGTCCTTGTCAGATGTCATGTTTGTCACAAAACGCAATATGGCCAGTGCTGTCGATAGCATGTCGAAGCAATTGGAGCAAGTTTCATCAGCACTAGCA GCAACCAAAAGACATCTAACAAAACGCCTTGAGAATTTGGATGGCAAAATGGACGAACAAGTGGAGGTCTCCAAACAAATACGGAATGAG GTCACTGATGTTAAAACTGATCTGTCCCAAATTGGCTTTGACGTTGAAGCAATTCAACAGATGGTAGCTGGACTG GAAGAGAAGATTGAGTTGCTTGACAATAAACAG GATGCGGCTAATGCTGGTATATGGTATCTCTGCCGAATGGCAGGAGGTATAAAAGAGGGAATAAATGCCAAGTTTTTCCAA GAAGCGGATGAAAAACTCAAGCTCTTGGACCTGGCTCATACTGAAAAGAAGCCGGTGAAG GGTCTGGAGTTATTTCTGGAGAGCACCAAGGAAGTCAAGGCACTCGACTCCAAGCCTAAGACCATCGTGCAGATTGATGCCAAGAAACCGATGAAGGCGTTCGACGTGCCTGTGAAGAGCGCTGCGGTGCACAGGTCAAACAGGTTCTTAATTCGCAAGGAAGGCCTCGCACTGTGA